One segment of Carya illinoinensis cultivar Pawnee chromosome 1, C.illinoinensisPawnee_v1, whole genome shotgun sequence DNA contains the following:
- the LOC122277622 gene encoding protein SIEVE ELEMENT OCCLUSION B-like produces MATKASSQQPEKGNLKLSIWSTDHEVLNQLISATHAHDDEKFDVESLFIIVDNVLKSATQIVVTAVPGSQALTVARLDEKISKESFSSPLCTLKSISCEMQCKAPSEEVAYETALSILKKLSNYSWAAKAVLTLAAFALDYGEFSWLLAQNQSSDQLAKSLGTLRRVSILLKGPNLEKHRDALIELNSVIKTTLEVIECILELKKLSNYDTKDVPALSTGEDHIRVDVFWAIITVVASTTQLCCLTSDEDQKQELSRFSVKLNVAVSELRSQIKICKQQIEETEAKYYRRIVDLFLTTTEVVEVFKELIPIKELFIGSTGNPVNIDEVLKGKNVLLFISGLDISDDDISILKPIHELISKEDQYKIVWIPIVEQYWTEDLQKKFEVLRAKMPWYVVQYFYPIAGIRFIMEKWHFKGKPSVVVLSPQGKVENDNAIHMIRVWGIKAFPFTTAVEETLSRNPDWIGSIATGVNPNIESWIKEEKYIFFYGGKDNEWIQQFTKRATALANDPVIKEARISIELLLVGKGSEGEETHCLIPGRFWIGIESMFISATQRETKADAVTLEILKLLSYKNESTGWAVLSKGSSVVFSGRGTTILKAVEEFDKWKKLVQGKGFELSFMGYHNLVLETSQKLCSFIDIPKGSGKIPENVKCPDCLLDMEAYIRFKCCHNCDGDGSDSLLD; encoded by the exons ATGGCCACCAAAGCTTCTTCCCAGCAACCCGAAAAGGGTAACCTGAAACTATCCATCTGGTCGACCGACCATGAGGTCTTGAACCAGCTGATTTCTGCAACGCATGCCCATGATGATGAAAAGTTTGATGTTGAGTCTCTTTTCATCATCGTCGACAACGTCCTTAAGAGTGCCACCCAGATCGTGGTTACTGCTGTCCCG GGTAGCCAAGCTTTAACGGTAGCACGTTTGGACGAGAAGATCTCCAAAGAAAGCTTTAGTTCACCCCTGTGCACACTCAAGAGTATTTCCTGCGAG ATGCAATGCAAGGCCCCTAGTGAAGAAGTTGCTTACGAAACAGCCCTGtcaatacttaaaaaattatcGAACTATTCTTGGGCTGCAAAAGCAGTGCTGACCCTTGCGGCTTTTGCTTTGGACTATGGGGAGTTCTCCTGGCTGCTTGCTCAGAATCAGTCCTCGGACCAACTCGCCAAATCATTGGGAACCCTGAGGCGGGTTTCTATCCTCTTAAAGGGACCAAATCTGGAGAAACATCGGGATGCTCTAATTGAACTTAACAGTGTGATCAAAACCACACTGGAAGTGATTGAATGCATCCTTGAGTTAAAGAAGCTGTCAAATTATGACACAAAGGATGTGCCAGCTCTGTCAACTGGCGAGGACCATATTCGAGTGGAtgttttttgggccattatcacCGTTGTAGCCAGCACTACTCAGCTTTGTTGCCTCACTAGCGATGA GGACCAGAAACAGGAACTATCCCGGTTTTCTGTGAAACTCAACGTGGCCGTCTCAGAACTTAGGAGCCAGATAAAGATTTGCAAACAACAGATAG AGGAGACAGAGGCTAAATATTATCGGAGGATCGTGGACCTTTTTCTAACCACTACGGAAGTCGTGGAGGTATTTAAGGAACTGATTCCCATCAAGGAGCTATTTATTGGTTCTACTGGAAATCCG GTTAACATTGATGAGGTGCTTAAGGGGAAGAATGTCTTACTGTTCATCTCGGGGCTAGATATCTCGGATGATGACATTTCAATTCTCAAACCAATTCATGAGTTAATAAGTAAGGAGGATCAGTATAAGATTGTATGGATTCCAATTGTGGAACAATATTGGACGGAGGACCTGCAAAAGAAGTTCGAGGTGCTGCGGGCCAAGATGCCTTGGTACGTAGTGCAGTATTTTTACCCAATAGCCGGCATCAGGTTCATCATGGAGAAGTGGCACTTCAAGGGTAAGCCCTCCGTTGTGGTGTTGAGCCCTCAAGGGAAGGTTGAAAATGACAATGCAATCCACATGATCAGGGTATGGGGAATCAAGGCCTTCCCCTTCACCACTGCAGTGGAAGAAACCCTTTCCCGTAACCCGGATTGGATTGGGTCCATAGCAACTGGCGTTAACCCAAATATTGAGAGCTGG ATCAAAGAGGAAAAGTATATCTTTTTCTATGGGGGCAAGGACAACGAGTGGATCCAACAATTTACTAAAAGAGCAACTGCTCTTGCCAATGACCCGGTGATAAAGGAAGCAAGGATTTCCATAGAGTTGCTGTTGGTAGGAAAGGGCAGCGAAGGAGAGGAGACCCACTGTCTAATTCCGGGGCGCTTCTGGATCGGCATTGAGAGTATGTTCATTTCGGCGACTCAAAGGGAGACCAAGGCAGACGCTGTGACCCTAGAGATCCTAAAGCTGCTCTCCTACAAGAATGAAAGTACTGGATGGGCTGTGCTCAGCAAAGGGTCTAGTGTGGTGTTCAGTGGCCGTGGGACAACCATCTTGAAGGCCGTGGAGGAGTTCGACAAATGGAAGAAGCTTGTGCAGGGGAAGGGCTTTGAACTCTCTTTCATGGGCTACCACAACCTGGTTCTTGAAACTTCTCAAAAGTTATGCAGCTTTATTGATATCCCAAAGGGCAGTGGAAAAATCCCAGAGAACGTGAAATGCCCCGACTGTCTCCTCGACATGGAGGCGTATATCAGGTTCAAGTGCTGCCACAATTGTGATGGTGATGGCAGCGACTCACTGCTTGATTAA